In Centroberyx gerrardi isolate f3 unplaced genomic scaffold, fCenGer3.hap1.cur.20231027 Scaffold_74, whole genome shotgun sequence, a single window of DNA contains:
- the praf2 gene encoding PRA1 family protein 2 → MADVQPPPLRSLDDFVLGSARFAAPDVRDPDRWNNRIINNLLYYQTNYLLSVLTVLLLVGYFQPLQLVVGATVVTLLFLGFVWAAENQAPIRRFRRNHPSICLLAVLLASYLFLSVLGGVAVFLFGIAFPILMVLLHASVRLRSLKNKLENKLESIGLKRTPMGLLLEAMGQEQEAGS, encoded by the exons ATGGCAGACGTGCAGCCGCCACCCCTCCGCAGCCTGGACGACTTTGTCCTGGGCTCGGCCCGGTTCGCCGCGCCCGACGTGCGCGACCCGGACCGCTGGAACAACCGGATCATCAACAACCTGCTGTACTACCAGACCAACTACCTCCTGTCCGTGCTGACGGTCCTGCTGCTGGTGGG GTATTTCCAGCCCCTCCAGCTGGTCGTCGGGGCGACGGTGGTCACTCTGCTGTTCCTGGGCTTCGTCTGGGCCGCCGAGAACCAAGCTCCCATCCGCCGTTTCCGTAGAAACCACCCGTCAATCTGCCTGCTGGCCGTCCTATTGGCCAGTTACCTCTTCCTGTCGGTGCTGGGAGGCGTGGCCGTGTTCCTGTTTGGGATCGCCTTCCCTATACTGA tGGTTCTCCTCCATGCGTCGGTGAGGCTGCGGAGCCTGAAGAACAAGCTGGAGAACAAACTGGAGAGCATCGGCCTGAAGAGGACGCCCATGGGACTCCTGCTGGAGGCCatgggacaggagcaggaggccGGGTcctag